A segment of the Acidimicrobiales bacterium genome:
AAGCTCAGCTCGGAGACGAGCACGCCCCGCGCCTTGACCAGCATCGACTTCTCGCCGGCGGAGAGACCGCGGTCGGCGTCGCGCAGGGCCAGATTCCGGACCACCTCGGCCACCTGGTAGACGTCGCCCGACTTCAGCTTCTCCTGGTGGTTCTTGAACCGGCGGCTCCAGTTGGAGGGCTCGCGCACGTCACGCTTGGCCAGGAGCTGGAACAGGTCGTCGACGTCCTCGCGGGCGATCGGCCGGCGCATGCCGACGGCCTCGGCGTTGTCCGAGGGCACCGAGAGCATGAGGTCACCGTGGGCCATGCGCAGCACCAGGTACTCCTTCTTCTCGCCGAAGACCTCGCGCTTCTCTTTGCGCTCGATCACTGCGGCGCCGTGGTGGGGATACACGACGCGATCGCCGACTTCGAACAAGGGCTGCACTCCTGGGGTCCGCCGCAGTCCCCCGCGCAGGGGCTCGGCTCCGGCAATTCGGGCATGTCAGGATGCCACGAAACGGGCCGATCCCCACCCTTCCGGGCACCGCCGGCCGCGGCTTCGTAGCATCGGCGTGGTGAGCATCGCTCCCGAGAACTGGTGGCTGCACTGCCCGCACTGCGACCGCTGGGCGCGCGCGGTGGATCACGGCGTCCTGCGCATCAAGGCCCGCTCGAAGGGCAAGCGCATCCTCGGCCGCTGCTCCCAGTGCCACAAGCTCCGGTGGATCCGGGTGGTGGACCAGCCGCCCGGCTGGCAGCCGCCGTCCGGCCCCGCTTCGTGACCGACCGCGACACGATCGACGCCGAGC
Coding sequences within it:
- a CDS encoding CarD family transcriptional regulator; protein product: MFEVGDRVVYPHHGAAVIERKEKREVFGEKKEYLVLRMAHGDLMLSVPSDNAEAVGMRRPIAREDVDDLFQLLAKRDVREPSNWSRRFKNHQEKLKSGDVYQVAEVVRNLALRDADRGLSAGEKSMLVKARGVLVSELSFALDVSEDEALDQVTQQLS